One Setaria viridis chromosome 3, Setaria_viridis_v4.0, whole genome shotgun sequence DNA window includes the following coding sequences:
- the LOC117851031 gene encoding uncharacterized protein, translating into MGIFFSKAEPPPPMVLVPPLFDYPPLAARTRMAVPAYELMFGKLSLHNLFEDYFDQAGNMTSRIMLKPLEDPHVDLIATVSAAADQNSGTEVKGDALFRWQKELDDPHTFVDLLVSTSNPLLQLRSCAYDPNYRIGAFGTLPLLMGNRVRSEDYGVMGVRYGSENLSVGASFVPIPLSSEVPFGAWLVGRKGSLTAGVQYKPISGSKNPMPFTELENWNCAISYGVGSTSPLSPSFIFSLELARSTQLTASFYQHLVVQRRVKNPFEDDQVVGITNYIDFGLELAARVDKDKATENGSSLFQLAASWQANKNFLLKGKLGPSKSSVALAFKSWWRPSFTFSVTAVNDHSMGTTSYGFGLRVEDLRQASYQRADPNYVMLTPSKEHLAPGVLREYGKRPMFQTQIDSGNYDHLPTELKPIGKIF; encoded by the exons ATGGGGATATTCTTCAGCAaggcggagccgccgccgccgatggtgCTGGTGCCGCCGCTCTTCGACtaccctcccctcgccgcccgcaccag GATGGCGGTGCCGGCATATGAGCTAATGTTTGGGAAACTCTCACTTCACAATCTGTTTGAGGACTACTTCGATCAAGCTGGGAATATGACCTCAAGGATCATGTTGAAGCCGCTGGAAGATCCTCATGTTGATTTGATTGCTACT GtgtctgctgctgctgatcaAAATAGTGGAACGGAAGTAAAAGGAGATGCTCTATTTCGCTGGCAGAA AGAACTGGATGATCCCCATACCTTTGTGGATCTTCTTGTGTCAACTTCAAATCC CTTGCTGCAGCTGAGGTCATGTGCGTATGATCCAAATTATCGTATTGGTGCCTTTGGAACATTACCTTTGCTGATGGGAAACAG GGTGCGTTCAGAAGATTATGGGGTCATGGGTGTAAGATATGGTTCAGAGAATTTATCAGTTGGGGCATCCTTTGTGCCAATTCCTT TATCAAGTGAGGTACCCTTTGGTGCATGGTTGGTTGGGAGAAAAGGGAGCTTAACTGCAGGAGTACAGTACAAGCCAATTA GCGGCAGCAAAAATCCTATGCCATTTACAGAATTGGAGAACTGGAACTGTGCAATCAGTTATGGAGTTGGCTCAACTAGCCCGCTCAGCCCTTCGTTCATTTTCTCCCTGGAGCTTGCCAGAAGCACACAG CTGACCGCATCATTCTATCAGCACCTGGTTGTTCAAAGAAGG GTAAAAAATCCTTTTGAAGATGATCAGGTTGTTGGCATTACAAACTACATCGATTTTGGACTTGAGTTGGCTGCCAG GGTTGATAAAGACAAAGCGACTGAGAATGGCAGCTCCTTGTTTCAGTTGGCTGCAAGCTGGCAAGCTAACAAAAACTTTCTACTGAAG GGAAAGCTTGGTCCTTCCAAGTCTTCTGTAGCTCTGGCATTCAAATCATGGTGGAGACCATCGTTTACATTTAGTGTCACAG CTGTGAATGATCATTCAATGGGCACAACATCGTATGGATTTGGCCTTCGAGTTGAGGATCTTAGACAAGCCAG TTACCAACGAGCTGATCCAAACTATGTTATGCTGACACCAAGCAAGGAGCACTTAGCACCAGGTGTGTTGCGCGAGTATGGCAAGCGGCCCATGTTCCAGACGCAGATTGATTCGGGCAACTATGATCATTTACCAACAGAGTTGAAGCCTATCGGAAAGATATTCTAA
- the LOC117850062 gene encoding serine/threonine-protein kinase 52 — translation MKEGAGGGGGGGGGGVVGGEDGGFVRADQIDLKSLDEQLERHLSRAWTMEKRKEEASAGANQRGGAAGRQHSLRPRREDWEIDPAKLVVKGVIARGTFGTVHRGIYDGHDVAVKLLDWGEDGHRSEQDIAALRAAFSQEVSVWHKLDHPNVTKFIGAIMGARDLNIQTENGHIGMPTNICCVVVEYLAGGALKSFLIKNRRRKLAFKVVVQIALDLARGLSYLHSKKIVHRDVKTENMLLDKTRTVKIADFGVARLEASNPSDMTGETGTLGYMAPEVLNGNPYNRKCDVYSFGICLWEIYCCDMPYPDLSFSEVTSAVVRQNLRPEIPRCCPSSLANVMKRCWDANPDKRPEMAEVVSMMEAIDTSKGGGMIPVDQRPGCLSCFRQYRGP, via the exons ATGAAGgagggggctggcggcggcggcggcggcggcgggggaggagttGTTGGAGGAGAGGACGGCGGGTTCGTCCGGGCGGACCAGATCGACCTCAAGAGCCTGGACGAGCAGCTGGAGCGCCACCTCAGCCGCGCATGGACCATGGAGAAGCGCAAGGAGgaggcctccgccggcgccaaccagcgcggcggcgccgccgggaggCAGCACTCCCTTCGCCCCCGGAGGGAGGACTGGGAGATCGACCCCGCCAAGCTCGTCGTCAAGGGCGTCATCGCCCGCGGCACCTTCGGCACCGTCCACCGCGGCATCTACGACGGCCACGACGTCGCAG TGAAATTACTTGATTGGGGTGAGGATGGTCATAGGTCAGAACAAGATATTGCAGCACTAAGAGCAGCATTTTCACAAGAGGTCTCTGTTTGGCATAAGCTTGACCATCCAAATGTAACTAAG TTTATAGGAGCTATAATGGGTGCAAGGGATCTGAATATTCAGACAGAAAATGGGCACATCGGCATGCCAACTAATATCTGCTGTGTTGTTGTGGAGTATCTTGCTGGAGGTGCACTAAAATCATTTCTGATAAAGAACAGGAGGAGGAAGTTAGCTTTTAAGGTTGTTGTCCAAATTGCTCTCGACCTTGCTCGAGG GTTAAGCTATCTTCACTCAAAGAAGATTGTGCACCGTGATGTGAAGACTGAAAatatgcttcttgacaaaacAAGAACTGTGAAAATTGCTGATTTTGGTGTTGCTCGCCTTGAAGCTTCTAATCCCAGTGATATGACCGGTGAAACCGGAACACTTGGTTACATGGCACCTGAG GTTCTTAATGGTAATCCTTATAACAGGAAATGTGATGTCTATAGCTTTGGAATTTGTTTATGGGAGATATACTGCTGTGACATGCCATATCCAGATTTGAGCTTCTCAGAGGTCACGTCTGCTGTTGTTCGACAG AACTTGAGGCCTGAGATACCGCGCTGCTGTCCAAGTTCTTTAGCAAATGTGATGAAGCGTTGCTGGGATGCGAACCCCGACAAGCGACCTGAGATGGCCGAGGTTGTGTCTATGATGGAGGCGATTGACACATCAAAGGGTGGAGGCATGATTCCCGTTGATCAGAGACCAGGATGCCTTTCGTGCTTCCGTCAGTACAGAGGTCCGTGA
- the LOC117850063 gene encoding probable calcium-binding protein CML14 encodes MTRSAPAAAAASVPATKQQQQPPHHAVLRGSQLKQLREIFRRFDMDGDGSLTQLELAALLRSLGLRPTGEEVRALLAGMDADGNGAVEFEELAAAIAPLLTTQTHLVDQDQLLEVFRAFDRDGNGYISAAELARSMARLGQPLTFEELTRMMRDADADGDGVISFQEFAAVMAKSALDFLGVA; translated from the coding sequence ATGACAAGGtcagcaccggcggcggcggcggcctccgttCCGGcgacgaagcagcagcagcagccgccgcatcaCGCGGTGCTGCGGGGCAGCCAGCTGAAGCAGCTCCGCGAGATCTTCCGGCGGTTCGACATGGACGGCGACGGCAGCCTGACGCAGCTGGAgctggcggcgctgctgcggtCGCTGGGCCTGCGCCCGACGGGGGAGGAGGTGCGCGCGCTGCTGGCGGGGATGGATGCCGACGGCAACGGCGCCGTGGAGTTcgaggagctggcggcggccaTCGCGCCGCTGCTCACCACGCAGACGCACCTCGTGGACCAGGACCAGCTGCTGGAGGTGTTCCGCGCCTTCGACCGCGACGGCAATGGCTACATCTCCGCCGCCGAGCTGGCGAGATCCATGGCGCGCCTGGGACAGCCGCTCACCTTCGAGGAGCTCACGCGGATGATgcgcgacgccgacgcggacggcgacggcgtcatCAGCTTCCAGGAGTTCGCCGCCGTCATGGCCAAGTCCGCGCTCGACTTCCTCGGCGTCGCCTGA
- the LOC117849006 gene encoding uncharacterized protein, which produces MAASRAKRSAPWTDLQPELLGLVLRRLPSLADRVRLRAVCHRWRRVARLEEPLLPPPLPWVALHDATFVSLPAGEIHRMPPPVVADCDHHCHGSVGNWLFLQHKIDGICSLVNPFSKDVVQLPRIDSFGRVRTRVMSALFKLVLPSSGHLSPDSLFAVLISYEGDSTISVGQAATTTTSFWVPRESITDVAFFDGKLYAISESNKLFVLDIDSSDEGQPRIQSMKRIAGCISNESQSFPKSKSYKYICWRYLAESGGRLLQIRRLTRVPSTVRACDRSRRPCTTVSFDVFEADLTNPCGQWRPVNTLGGQALFVGTHSKSLPALWETSKSPSVITSPSAFFRALGEGPFCRV; this is translated from the coding sequence ATGGCAGCCAGCAGGGCCAAACGATCCGCGCCATGGACAGACCTCCAGCCAGAACTTCTGGGCCTTGTCCTCAGAAGGCTACCCTCCCTAGCCGATCGTGTCCGGCTTCGTGCAGTCTGCCACCGGTGGCGCCGCGTTGCCCGGCTGGAGGAGCCCCTGCTGCCCCCTCCGCTCCCGTGGGTAGCCCTCCACGATGCGACCTTTGTCAGCCTTCCGGCCGGTGAAATTCACCGTATGCCGCCGCCTGTAGTAGCAGATTGTGACCATCACTGTCATGGCTCCGTGGGCAACTGGCTCTTCCTCCAGCACAAGATCGATGGCATCTGCTCACTCGTGAACCCTTTCTCCAAGGATGTTGTGCAGCTTCCCCGGATAGACTCTTTTGGCCGCGTGCGAACACGGGTTATGTCGGCGCTCTTTAAGCTGGTGCTGCCGTCGTCCGGGCACCTATCACCGGATTCCCTTTTCGCTGTACTCATCTCATACGAAGGTGATAGTACAATCTCTGTTGGGCAGGCCGCGACTACTACTACATCATTCTGGGTGCCTCGTGAGAGCATAACCGACGTTGCGTTCTTCGACGGGAAGCTGTACGCGATCTCGGAGAGCAATAAACTCTTCGTCCTTGATATTGATTCGAGCGACGAAGGTCAGCCCAGAATCCAATCTATGAAACGCATAGCTGGCTGCATCAGTAATGAGTCGCAATCCTTTCCTAAGAGTAAGAGCTATAAGTATATATGTTGGAGATATCTTGCTGAATCTGGTGGTAGGTTGTTGCAAATAAGGCGACTGACTAGAGTCCCGTCCACTGTGCGAGCTTGTGACAGATCCAGACGGCCTTGTACTACCGTTTCATTTGACGTCTTTGAAGCAGACTTAACTAATCCTTGTGGTCAATGGAGACCTGTCAATACTTTGGGAGGACAAGCACTCTTTGTTGGCACACACTCTAAGTCTCTCCCTGCACTATGGGAAACctcaaagtcgccgagtgtaattacttcgccgagtgcattttttagggcactcggcgaaggacctttttgccgagtgtaa